From Halalkalibaculum roseum, the proteins below share one genomic window:
- a CDS encoding DUF2306 domain-containing protein, with protein sequence MENYFIEYPVGAFHFAFAIIALLSGTSVLSFKKGTSLHKKIGYVYALSMLLLNVSALMIYRLFDGFGIFHYAAILSLATVIGGMVPALLRRPIKSWFYLHFSLMYWSVMGLYAAFASEILTRVPETPFFGMVGIASGIIMLAAGLYFYKAKQRWKKHLS encoded by the coding sequence ATGGAAAACTATTTCATTGAATATCCGGTTGGTGCCTTTCATTTCGCCTTTGCAATTATTGCACTACTATCCGGCACAAGTGTTCTGAGTTTTAAGAAAGGAACTTCTTTGCACAAAAAGATCGGATATGTTTATGCCCTTAGCATGTTACTGTTAAATGTTTCCGCGCTGATGATTTACAGGCTTTTCGATGGCTTTGGAATATTTCACTATGCTGCCATATTAAGTTTGGCAACAGTCATTGGCGGAATGGTACCGGCTTTACTAAGAAGACCAATAAAATCATGGTTTTACCTTCATTTCAGTTTAATGTATTGGTCCGTGATGGGCTTATATGCTGCTTTTGCTTCAGAGATACTTACCAGGGTACCCGAAACCCCCTTCTTTGGGATGGTAGGAATTGCAAGCGGAATCATAATGTTGGCGGCAGGACTTTACTTTTATAAAGCAAAGCAACGTTGGAAGAAACACCTGAGCTAA
- a CDS encoding DUF4112 domain-containing protein — MSQNKPKSKQKQFAELLDSRFTIPGTKISFGIDPIIGLIPGIGDWLGGVASLYFLVHAVILGARVTIILRMLLNILMDIIIGSIPVMGEIFDVGWKANLKNARLLEDLEHYPEETERQSKVIVWSIGILSVIIVLSLLYLIALLFAEIIETIL; from the coding sequence ATGTCCCAGAATAAACCCAAATCCAAACAAAAGCAATTTGCCGAACTTCTGGACAGTAGGTTTACCATTCCTGGCACAAAGATATCCTTTGGTATCGATCCCATCATTGGACTCATCCCCGGCATCGGCGACTGGCTAGGCGGAGTTGCTTCTCTCTATTTCCTGGTTCATGCCGTTATATTGGGAGCAAGAGTCACGATAATCCTACGCATGCTCTTAAATATCTTGATGGATATTATCATCGGATCAATACCGGTTATGGGAGAAATCTTTGATGTGGGTTGGAAAGCCAATCTGAAAAATGCCCGCCTGCTGGAGGACCTGGAGCATTATCCGGAAGAAACAGAACGACAAAGCAAAGTTATTGTATGGAGTATCGGTATCTTGTCCGTAATAATCGTCTTATCCTTACTATACCTGATCGCATTGTTATTTGCGGAAATCATTGAAACAATTTTATAG
- the typA gene encoding translational GTPase TypA, which produces MHNDIRNIAIIAHVDHGKTTLVDQMLKQSGTFRENQNVQDRVMDSGDLEREKGITISSKNTAVKWGDTKINIVDTPGHADFGGEVERILKMVNGVIILVDAAEGPLPQTKFVLRKSLQLGYQPIVVINKIDRKDARPDDVLNEIFDLFVALDASDEQLDFPILYAIGIDGIAKHELEDEGKDLSPLFETIVEKIPPPEQNFDAPFKMLISSIDWNDYVGRIAIGRVEQGTIKTNQEIALLNRKGEVKEKARATKLFTFNGLQREPVEQAGAGDIFALAGYENVDIGDTLTATSDMTALEYYDIDKPTMAMYFRVNNSPFAGLEGDYVTSNQIKDRLMKEIRTNVAIEVEPTESPDVYKVSGRGELQLAILIETMRREGFEFAVSRPEVLYREIDGEIHEPYEEVVVDVHQDYSNRVIDNLQQRKGIMTSMTQEGDNNRLVFKVPSRGLIGFRSEMLTETRGTGIMHQQFDRYEPFAGEIPGRNRGALIALEKGEVTSYALEGLQDRGTFFVKPGEKVYMGQVVGINNRSDDMVVNVVKKKNLTNHRATQTADSVKIDPAKDMSLEQHIEFIDKDELLEVTPQSLRIRKMYLDPNERKRAEKQKEFA; this is translated from the coding sequence ATGCATAACGATATTCGAAATATCGCCATCATAGCACACGTTGATCACGGGAAAACTACACTCGTAGATCAGATGCTCAAGCAAAGCGGAACCTTCCGTGAAAACCAGAATGTGCAGGACCGCGTTATGGATTCCGGTGACCTGGAGCGGGAGAAGGGAATTACCATAAGTTCCAAAAATACCGCCGTTAAATGGGGTGATACCAAAATCAACATTGTGGATACCCCGGGTCACGCTGATTTCGGTGGAGAGGTAGAACGTATTCTGAAAATGGTCAACGGGGTAATTATTCTGGTGGATGCGGCTGAAGGCCCTCTGCCACAGACTAAATTTGTTCTCAGAAAATCCCTGCAGCTCGGTTACCAGCCGATCGTTGTGATCAACAAAATCGACCGTAAGGATGCCCGTCCCGATGATGTGCTGAATGAAATTTTCGACCTTTTTGTAGCTTTGGATGCCTCTGATGAACAACTCGATTTCCCCATTCTCTATGCCATCGGAATCGACGGAATTGCCAAACATGAACTTGAAGATGAGGGGAAAGATCTTAGTCCGCTCTTTGAAACGATCGTAGAAAAAATTCCACCACCAGAACAGAATTTCGATGCTCCCTTTAAAATGCTGATTAGCAGTATTGACTGGAATGACTATGTGGGACGTATTGCCATCGGACGAGTAGAGCAGGGTACTATTAAAACAAACCAGGAAATTGCACTGTTAAATCGAAAAGGAGAGGTGAAAGAAAAAGCGCGGGCAACCAAGCTATTTACCTTTAACGGTCTTCAGCGCGAGCCTGTGGAACAGGCCGGAGCGGGAGATATTTTCGCCCTTGCCGGGTACGAAAATGTGGATATCGGCGATACGCTAACAGCCACCTCCGACATGACGGCTCTCGAATATTATGATATCGACAAGCCAACCATGGCTATGTATTTCAGAGTCAACAACTCACCCTTTGCCGGACTCGAAGGTGACTATGTCACTTCCAACCAGATTAAAGATCGCCTCATGAAGGAGATCCGCACGAATGTAGCGATAGAGGTAGAACCGACTGAGAGCCCGGACGTGTATAAGGTATCCGGTCGCGGAGAGCTGCAGCTGGCCATTTTAATTGAAACCATGCGGCGCGAAGGATTTGAGTTTGCCGTATCCCGTCCGGAGGTACTCTATCGCGAGATTGACGGAGAGATACACGAACCTTATGAAGAAGTAGTTGTGGACGTGCACCAGGACTATAGCAACCGTGTGATTGACAACCTGCAGCAGCGTAAGGGAATCATGACTTCAATGACACAGGAGGGAGACAATAATCGATTGGTGTTTAAAGTACCTTCTCGCGGACTCATCGGTTTTCGTAGCGAAATGCTCACGGAAACACGCGGCACCGGAATCATGCACCAGCAGTTTGATCGTTACGAGCCTTTTGCGGGCGAGATTCCGGGTAGAAATCGTGGAGCACTCATAGCGCTGGAAAAAGGGGAAGTTACCAGTTATGCCCTGGAAGGGCTTCAGGATCGGGGAACCTTCTTTGTAAAGCCCGGGGAGAAAGTGTACATGGGACAGGTTGTTGGAATCAATAACCGCAGCGACGATATGGTCGTCAACGTGGTGAAGAAAAAGAATCTTACCAACCATCGGGCAACCCAAACCGCGGACTCTGTAAAAATTGATCCGGCCAAAGATATGAGCCTAGAACAGCATATCGAGTTTATAGATAAAGATGAATTGCTGGAAGTAACGCCTCAAAGCCTTCGTATTCGCAAAATGTATCTCGATCCTAACGAACGCAAACGTGCCGAGAAGCAGAAAGAATTCGCGTAA
- a CDS encoding SDR family oxidoreductase — MDLRIKDQRFIVCGASSGFGRAIAERLLAEGASIIAIARREEKLEELKEGNPNKVEIIAGNLLQDETHNDIEAAIGNDAIHGVVINAGGPPALTPLETAMYDWDKAYKKVMRWKIDLSLRLVSYFTNNNYGRMLYIESQSVKQPIPKLVLSNSFRAGMVGFAKSLSQEVAKEGVTVNVLAPGSHDTPAIERVIKKEEEDSDINFDEIKQAMEESIPVGRFGKGEEIASLAAWLLSPRAAYVTGQTISHDGGSIKGLFG; from the coding sequence ATGGATTTGCGTATAAAAGACCAAAGATTTATTGTTTGCGGTGCCAGCAGCGGATTTGGCAGAGCTATTGCCGAACGTCTACTTGCTGAAGGGGCATCCATTATTGCTATTGCACGAAGAGAAGAGAAGCTGGAGGAATTAAAAGAAGGCAATCCCAACAAAGTAGAAATAATTGCCGGCAACTTGCTTCAAGATGAAACCCATAATGATATTGAAGCAGCCATAGGCAATGATGCGATTCATGGAGTGGTGATTAATGCAGGCGGACCACCTGCTTTGACCCCGCTGGAGACGGCCATGTACGACTGGGATAAGGCCTATAAAAAAGTGATGCGCTGGAAGATTGATCTGAGTCTTCGTCTGGTCAGTTATTTCACCAATAATAACTATGGGCGCATGCTCTACATTGAAAGCCAGTCGGTTAAGCAACCGATTCCAAAGCTGGTGCTGAGCAATTCATTTCGTGCAGGCATGGTTGGATTTGCCAAATCCTTGTCGCAGGAAGTTGCCAAAGAGGGAGTTACCGTGAACGTGCTGGCACCCGGCTCTCATGATACTCCTGCCATTGAGCGGGTAATCAAAAAAGAGGAAGAAGACTCTGATATTAATTTCGATGAAATCAAACAAGCTATGGAAGAAAGCATTCCGGTAGGACGGTTTGGCAAAGGAGAAGAGATCGCCTCTCTGGCCGCCTGGCTGCTCTCACCCCGTGCTGCTTACGTTACCGGTCAAACGATAAGTCATGACGGGGGGAGTATTAAAGGGTTATTTGGTTAA
- a CDS encoding secondary thiamine-phosphate synthase enzyme YjbQ — translation MWKQKEISLSPKPRGYHIITEEIVSEVLEISEIETGLAHIFIKHTSASLTINENADPSVRRDFKSHFKRMVPEDTSLYEHTLEGPDDMTSHIKSSILGHSVSIPITNGKLNLGTWQGIYLCEHRNNGGRRKVVVTLNGATYSTEN, via the coding sequence ATGTGGAAACAAAAAGAAATCTCCCTATCGCCCAAGCCAAGGGGTTATCATATCATTACGGAAGAGATCGTATCGGAAGTACTGGAGATATCAGAGATTGAGACAGGGCTGGCCCATATCTTTATCAAGCATACCAGTGCCAGCCTTACCATTAATGAAAATGCAGATCCCTCGGTGCGGCGGGATTTTAAATCACATTTCAAACGCATGGTGCCGGAAGATACCTCTCTTTATGAGCACACCCTGGAAGGACCCGATGACATGACTTCTCATATCAAGAGTTCGATACTCGGCCATTCTGTTTCTATTCCTATAACAAATGGAAAGCTAAACCTTGGCACCTGGCAGGGAATCTACTTATGCGAGCATCGTAATAACGGTGGGAGGAGAAAGGTGGTTGTCACACTGAACGGCGCAACTTATTCTACCGAAAACTAG
- a CDS encoding multidrug effflux MFS transporter: MKPIYKNSLAFVIGLIVGGIVNMGLIMVSGSVIPPPEGVDPTDMESLKQNMHLFKAKHFIFPFLAHALGTLAGAYLAAKIADSHQMKFALGISAFFLLGGITNAFLLPAPTWFLVVDLIFAYLPIGWLGGNLAVTNSQI, encoded by the coding sequence ATGAAACCAATCTATAAGAATTCCTTAGCTTTCGTCATCGGACTTATCGTCGGCGGAATTGTAAATATGGGTCTCATAATGGTGAGCGGATCCGTTATCCCTCCCCCAGAAGGGGTAGATCCTACTGATATGGAAAGCCTCAAACAGAACATGCATCTTTTTAAAGCCAAACACTTTATTTTTCCTTTCCTGGCTCATGCCCTGGGCACTCTAGCAGGTGCTTATCTGGCAGCAAAAATTGCTGACAGTCACCAGATGAAGTTTGCCTTGGGAATCAGTGCTTTCTTTCTGCTCGGGGGTATTACCAATGCATTTTTATTACCGGCCCCGACATGGTTTCTTGTCGTTGATTTGATATTTGCCTACTTACCAATTGGATGGTTAGGAGGAAATCTTGCAGTAACGAATAGTCAAATTTGA
- the hpt gene encoding hypoxanthine phosphoribosyltransferase, with protein MSFYSPKTVECNGETFSEYITREELDARVAELGDQLNRDYKGKRPIFIGVLNGAYIFLSDLMRHVQEPCEVDFLKLSSYGDEKVSSGQVTDLKDIDADIEGRHVILVEDIVDTGLSMKYLVDKLQKKNPETIATVTLLHKKEATHHEVDLDYVGFVIPKLFVLGYGLDYAQEGRNLSQIYILDEK; from the coding sequence ATGTCATTTTATAGTCCCAAAACCGTTGAGTGCAACGGGGAGACCTTTAGTGAATATATTACACGTGAAGAACTAGATGCCCGAGTTGCCGAGTTAGGTGATCAACTCAACCGGGATTATAAAGGGAAGCGTCCCATATTTATTGGAGTATTAAATGGCGCATATATCTTTTTGTCTGATCTTATGCGGCATGTACAGGAGCCTTGCGAGGTGGATTTCCTGAAACTGAGCAGCTATGGCGATGAAAAGGTATCTTCCGGACAGGTTACCGATCTTAAGGATATTGATGCCGATATTGAGGGTAGGCATGTCATTCTGGTGGAAGATATTGTCGATACCGGTTTATCCATGAAGTATCTGGTAGACAAACTTCAAAAAAAGAATCCGGAAACCATAGCCACGGTTACCTTGCTGCACAAGAAGGAAGCGACCCATCACGAGGTAGACTTGGATTATGTTGGTTTTGTCATACCCAAACTATTCGTTCTGGGATATGGCCTTGATTATGCCCAAGAAGGTAGAAACCTTTCACAGATCTATATACTTGATGAAAAGTAG
- the tilS gene encoding tRNA lysidine(34) synthetase TilS yields the protein MSKSASLQIEKRVWQNLEDYIEVSAPRFIVAVSGGPDSMALLYTFHKLNVDSIVAHINYGKRAEESEKDAELVEQMAYEWGFDCHSVKVDPEEADNKNFQQWARKVRYEVFRSLAEEYDADGIALAHHEDDQVETILQKLFRGSGLESWSAMDIWDGELFRPLLETGREEIMKYCVQQAIPYRIDKSNLSSEFARNFLRNEWLERLDQHFPGWKENVKRLPAQAELFSTALDWISNQITDDRDCLDRDQFISLEPELAQALILKKMKEVHPGIELNRDALSEIDKLQELQTGKAIQLTENYEILRDRERFKIVYNRPDALKLLELKQDELENHPFSLDNLVFEIGSCEDPDFENALYLDIDKLEWPLTLRNWKSGDAFQPLGMEGHQKVSDHLTNRKVSASEKNSALVIVSFDETICAIIFPPIENRRPPGTIAESVKCDHTTDRCLIIK from the coding sequence ATGAGCAAATCCGCATCATTGCAGATTGAAAAAAGAGTTTGGCAAAACCTGGAGGATTACATTGAGGTATCGGCTCCCCGTTTTATCGTTGCCGTGAGCGGTGGTCCCGATTCCATGGCTCTACTTTATACATTTCACAAATTGAATGTTGATTCCATTGTTGCTCACATCAACTACGGGAAAAGGGCAGAGGAGTCCGAAAAAGATGCTGAACTGGTAGAACAGATGGCCTATGAATGGGGCTTCGACTGCCATTCGGTTAAAGTAGATCCTGAAGAAGCTGATAACAAAAATTTTCAGCAGTGGGCTCGAAAGGTGCGATACGAGGTATTTCGTTCATTGGCTGAGGAATATGATGCGGATGGTATCGCATTGGCTCATCATGAAGACGACCAGGTAGAAACCATCCTTCAGAAACTGTTCAGAGGCTCCGGACTTGAAAGCTGGTCAGCCATGGATATTTGGGACGGGGAGCTGTTTCGTCCTCTTCTGGAGACGGGAAGAGAGGAAATCATGAAATATTGTGTGCAACAGGCCATCCCTTATCGAATAGATAAGAGTAATTTGAGTTCGGAATTTGCCAGGAATTTCTTGAGAAATGAATGGCTCGAACGCCTCGATCAACACTTTCCGGGATGGAAAGAGAACGTGAAAAGACTCCCCGCACAGGCTGAACTCTTTTCTACGGCCCTGGATTGGATTTCCAACCAAATCACTGATGACAGGGATTGTCTGGACAGAGATCAATTTATCTCACTCGAACCGGAACTGGCACAGGCATTGATTTTGAAGAAAATGAAAGAGGTTCATCCGGGCATAGAACTGAACAGGGATGCCCTGAGTGAAATTGACAAATTACAGGAGCTTCAAACCGGAAAGGCTATACAGCTGACGGAGAACTATGAGATCTTGCGAGACAGGGAGCGGTTTAAAATTGTATATAATCGTCCGGATGCTCTCAAATTACTGGAACTCAAACAAGACGAACTGGAAAACCACCCTTTCAGTTTGGATAACCTGGTTTTTGAAATCGGTTCCTGCGAGGATCCTGACTTCGAAAATGCATTGTACCTCGATATCGATAAGCTTGAATGGCCGCTTACCCTGAGGAACTGGAAGTCGGGAGATGCATTTCAACCGCTGGGTATGGAAGGTCACCAGAAGGTATCCGACCACCTGACCAACCGAAAAGTCAGTGCCTCAGAAAAAAATTCGGCGCTGGTCATTGTCTCTTTTGATGAAACCATTTGTGCCATTATCTTTCCGCCAATTGAAAATCGAAGGCCACCCGGCACCATCGCCGAATCCGTGAAGTGTGATCACACCACTGATCGATGCCTAATCATTAAATAG
- a CDS encoding biotin--[acetyl-CoA-carboxylase] ligase, giving the protein MFDVNTFKKALTTRWLGHDLVYFQELDSTNTYLKKLPGREISHGLLCLVDSQTKGRGQYNKSWETKPGKNLTFTIAFKPSESGRFHIVTLVCAKAIIDELEDRYGLNPYMKWPNDIFVGDKKIAGLLTESTFSGNKIDRLLVGIGLNVNQEDFPKELMNIAGSLKLLTGEEISREELLASLLSRMEYGYGRWHKRDQSQLKEINQKIEGYGRWVKLKIGDKIREKPGKLLGINEKGQMTIINPEGEIETFSYEQIRIIAD; this is encoded by the coding sequence TTGTTCGATGTAAACACATTTAAGAAGGCATTAACCACCCGTTGGCTCGGACATGACCTGGTCTATTTTCAGGAGCTTGATTCGACCAACACCTATCTAAAGAAGCTCCCCGGCAGGGAAATAAGTCACGGTCTCCTTTGCCTTGTTGATTCGCAAACAAAAGGAAGGGGACAGTACAATAAGAGCTGGGAAACCAAGCCTGGAAAAAACCTTACCTTTACCATAGCTTTTAAACCAAGTGAAAGCGGCCGCTTCCATATTGTTACCCTCGTTTGTGCCAAGGCTATTATTGATGAACTAGAGGACCGGTATGGATTAAATCCGTATATGAAGTGGCCCAACGATATTTTTGTCGGCGATAAAAAAATTGCCGGTCTATTGACGGAATCTACGTTCAGCGGAAATAAGATCGACCGGCTGCTGGTGGGAATCGGACTGAATGTAAACCAGGAAGACTTCCCCAAAGAACTCATGAATATTGCAGGATCCTTGAAGCTCCTAACCGGAGAAGAGATCTCACGAGAAGAGCTGTTGGCAAGTTTGTTATCGCGTATGGAATACGGTTATGGGCGGTGGCATAAGCGCGATCAGTCACAGTTAAAAGAGATCAATCAGAAGATTGAAGGGTACGGCCGTTGGGTAAAACTTAAAATTGGGGATAAAATTCGTGAGAAACCGGGCAAACTTTTGGGTATCAATGAAAAGGGACAAATGACAATTATCAATCCGGAAGGAGAAATCGAGACATTTTCCTATGAGCAAATCCGCATCATTGCAGATTGA
- a CDS encoding bifunctional phosphoglucose/phosphomannose isomerase gives MQLTREQITSVDGQNMWELIAGFPNQWDEAMKITEDLSLSVDSDKVNKICCVGMGGSAMGPDLIKAYSFGCCPHPVEVIRHYSVPNWVDENTLFIACSFSGNTEETLSALEQAREKGAQIIAITSGGTLLLNATKEEFDYIKIPGGIPPRAALGFSFVPLFRIFSYLGFLDEGEEALSETELFLSQQGELLSDISDNEALSLARELQDTLPIVYSDSTVMKPVNQRWRNQFEENSKTLSYGNVLPEMTHNEIVGWEQVVHLTGRLSVIMLFDKADDKRVRKRMRIVKDLIEDQVASIHVLSTRGESRLTRMFSLIQMADWTSFYLAIINNVDPTPIAKIDLLKSRLAEE, from the coding sequence ATGCAGCTTACGAGAGAACAGATTACATCAGTCGATGGTCAGAATATGTGGGAGCTTATAGCCGGATTTCCCAACCAGTGGGATGAGGCTATGAAAATTACTGAAGACCTAAGTCTTTCTGTTGATAGTGACAAAGTCAATAAGATTTGTTGCGTTGGTATGGGCGGTTCCGCCATGGGTCCGGATCTCATTAAAGCCTATTCCTTTGGCTGTTGCCCCCATCCCGTAGAAGTTATCAGGCACTACTCTGTACCCAACTGGGTGGATGAAAATACCCTTTTTATTGCCTGTAGTTTTTCCGGAAATACCGAAGAAACTTTGTCAGCCTTGGAACAGGCAAGGGAAAAGGGTGCTCAGATTATCGCCATTACCTCGGGTGGGACTCTGCTGCTTAATGCCACAAAAGAAGAGTTCGATTATATCAAGATTCCGGGAGGCATTCCTCCGCGGGCAGCTCTTGGATTCAGTTTTGTGCCGCTTTTTAGGATTTTCAGCTACCTGGGGTTTTTGGATGAGGGAGAAGAGGCACTTTCCGAGACAGAGCTTTTTTTAAGTCAGCAGGGAGAATTATTATCTGATATCTCGGATAATGAGGCGCTGTCGCTGGCCCGGGAGTTACAGGACACGCTTCCTATTGTCTATTCCGATAGTACCGTAATGAAGCCGGTAAACCAAAGATGGAGAAACCAGTTTGAAGAAAACAGCAAGACGCTTTCATACGGGAATGTACTGCCGGAGATGACTCATAATGAAATTGTGGGATGGGAGCAGGTCGTGCATCTGACCGGAAGGCTCTCCGTTATCATGCTCTTCGACAAGGCTGACGATAAGCGGGTCCGCAAGCGCATGCGTATCGTGAAAGACCTGATCGAAGACCAGGTTGCCTCTATTCATGTTCTTTCGACTAGGGGGGAGAGCAGGCTGACCAGGATGTTTTCACTCATTCAAATGGCAGACTGGACCAGCTTTTATCTCGCTATCATCAATAACGTAGATCCCACGCCCATTGCAAAAATTGATCTCTTGAAAAGTCGTCTGGCCGAGGAGTAG
- the ptsP gene encoding phosphoenolpyruvate--protein phosphotransferase, with the protein MSGTEIELEGAPASSGSVIGEAFVYKKKEFDIQSSTIKKGEVLDHINQFKKARIQMESELQEMQNGSHSNEATDIIEAQIEMVNDPVLADQIEKLIKEELYSAEFAIQRAFEDYIRLMKNSDNPLARERSIDISDIRDRLLEYINKESDSPGIETGCIVVAQDLSPREVISLTNYNIEGIIMDRGGVTSHAAIIARSLGIPAIVGTKTATESITSESRIAMNGDTGEIFVHPTQTRIKDFEVTIEENRRRDKKLSEVINKKSETSDGHPFILRANIEFPEELEHLRALKASGIGLLRTESIYMEKEHFEDIAMQKEFYRTIMKETGSDPVIMRLFDAGGDKLFDDNKKEQNPFLGWRGIRLLLDNRKLLREQLEAILTIAGEFPGRIKILVPMVTVLEELTEVKEEIRSVQERLQSEGKDIDREVPVGIMVEVPSVALKIDKFTEMVDFVSIGTNDLTQYVLAVDRGNELIADIYNQRHPAVWELIAKVADSAVRYNKQVTVCGELASDPVSAACMLGMGINDLSMAPGKLAGVKHLLIDRSLDEMKQLAEKVLDCGTTQEVNNLFKSWSER; encoded by the coding sequence ATGTCTGGGACAGAAATTGAATTGGAAGGAGCTCCTGCCTCATCCGGTTCAGTGATTGGGGAGGCTTTTGTCTACAAAAAGAAGGAGTTTGATATTCAGTCATCCACGATTAAGAAGGGTGAAGTGCTTGACCATATCAACCAATTCAAAAAAGCGCGTATTCAGATGGAATCGGAGCTTCAGGAAATGCAAAACGGCTCTCATTCCAATGAAGCCACGGATATTATTGAGGCCCAGATAGAGATGGTTAATGATCCGGTCTTGGCTGACCAGATCGAGAAGTTGATTAAGGAAGAACTTTACTCTGCAGAGTTTGCCATTCAGCGAGCCTTCGAAGATTATATCAGATTGATGAAAAATTCAGACAATCCTCTGGCCCGGGAGAGATCCATTGACATTTCGGATATCAGGGATCGTCTGCTGGAATACATCAACAAGGAGAGTGACAGTCCTGGAATTGAAACCGGATGTATTGTAGTAGCACAGGATTTGAGCCCGAGGGAAGTAATTAGCCTGACCAATTATAATATCGAAGGCATCATTATGGATCGGGGAGGGGTTACTTCTCATGCCGCTATCATCGCCCGCTCTCTTGGCATCCCGGCAATTGTGGGGACAAAAACTGCCACGGAGTCCATTACTTCGGAATCTCGCATTGCCATGAACGGGGATACAGGCGAGATATTTGTACATCCCACCCAAACCAGGATTAAGGATTTTGAGGTAACCATAGAGGAAAACCGCCGGAGGGATAAGAAATTAAGTGAAGTCATCAATAAAAAATCAGAAACTTCTGACGGGCACCCATTTATTTTGCGTGCCAATATAGAGTTCCCTGAGGAACTGGAACATTTAAGGGCCCTGAAGGCCTCGGGTATCGGATTGCTCAGAACCGAATCCATCTATATGGAGAAGGAGCATTTCGAAGATATAGCCATGCAAAAGGAGTTTTACCGAACCATCATGAAAGAGACCGGTTCAGATCCGGTCATCATGCGCCTTTTTGATGCCGGGGGCGATAAACTTTTTGATGATAATAAAAAGGAACAAAATCCTTTCTTGGGATGGAGGGGAATACGCTTGCTTCTTGATAACAGAAAACTACTTCGAGAGCAGCTTGAAGCCATATTAACGATTGCCGGTGAGTTCCCAGGCCGCATAAAAATTCTGGTGCCCATGGTGACCGTACTGGAAGAGTTGACTGAAGTTAAGGAGGAGATCCGGTCGGTTCAGGAGCGATTACAGTCAGAGGGTAAAGACATTGACCGGGAGGTACCGGTAGGAATTATGGTGGAAGTGCCAAGTGTTGCTCTCAAAATTGATAAATTCACTGAGATGGTTGATTTTGTAAGCATTGGGACGAATGATTTGACCCAATATGTACTGGCGGTCGACAGGGGTAATGAGTTAATTGCTGATATATACAATCAGCGCCATCCCGCTGTTTGGGAGCTCATTGCCAAGGTGGCTGATTCAGCTGTACGTTATAACAAGCAGGTTACGGTATGTGGAGAGTTGGCATCCGATCCTGTTTCAGCAGCCTGCATGCTTGGGATGGGGATCAATGACTTGAGTATGGCACCCGGTAAACTTGCCGGTGTTAAACACCTATTGATTGACAGGTCATTGGATGAGATGAAGCAACTTGCTGAAAAGGTATTAGACTGTGGCACAACCCAGGAAGTAAACAACTTGTTTAAAAGTTGGAGTGAGAGATAA
- a CDS encoding HPr family phosphocarrier protein, translating into MIKKKVTIVNEAGLHARPAAALVKTASKFQSDFYIHMYGYRVNGKSILGVMTLAAEKGAELELEVKGKDEKEAVEAISRLIENGFGEN; encoded by the coding sequence ATGATCAAAAAGAAAGTTACCATAGTTAATGAAGCTGGGCTTCATGCCAGACCGGCTGCGGCTCTGGTAAAAACTGCCAGTAAATTCCAATCTGATTTTTATATTCATATGTACGGATACCGTGTTAACGGGAAGAGTATTCTTGGTGTAATGACCTTGGCAGCAGAGAAAGGTGCAGAACTGGAACTTGAGGTCAAGGGTAAGGATGAAAAAGAAGCAGTAGAAGCAATCAGTCGCCTTATTGAAAATGGTTTCGGCGAAAATTAG
- the gatC gene encoding Asp-tRNA(Asn)/Glu-tRNA(Gln) amidotransferase subunit GatC has product MSVTEKDVRYVAHLARLQFTDEEVEGLAKDMSKILDYMETLEELDTSDVEPLEHVIDMEYRLRDDKAKEPLPHEEALKNAPDADSDYFRVPKVID; this is encoded by the coding sequence ATGTCCGTAACTGAAAAAGACGTCAGATATGTAGCTCATCTGGCCAGATTACAATTCACCGATGAGGAAGTGGAAGGTCTTGCCAAAGATATGAGTAAAATTCTGGATTACATGGAAACGCTGGAGGAACTTGATACCAGTGATGTGGAACCTTTGGAACACGTCATCGATATGGAATACCGGCTCCGGGACGACAAAGCCAAAGAACCGCTACCGCATGAAGAAGCATTGAAAAACGCTCCTGATGCCGACTCCGATTACTTCCGCGTACCTAAGGTTATTGACTAG